From one Gracilibacillus salinarum genomic stretch:
- a CDS encoding glycosyltransferase family 4 protein has translation MKILLATFWAVPHVGGVWNYMMQLRDRYEQQGHQVDLMGFNEGNTIVHIWNQQRKVEKNAIEDEIETEFANRKKQLPVIQQDPYVRYYELHRCIYEIAARKLDITHYDLIHTQDVISSACINRIRPRTIPQVSSIHGSAAEELKDAVTRIFKSPTAEIACRYFDEMEREGAMAAEYTIVANHWLKRIFMKEYQVPKNKLRVLHYGYDIDSFIRKMAIKSEIDRPVDQKLILFTGRIIEKKGVYDLVEALHLLKKKNDNWICWIVGDGPDRNNVQEKVKQYDLQEEIHFFGNRQDIPYLLSLADIYVLPSQLDNQPLSIIEAQLAGKAIITSDAGGLPEMVKDGKTGLIANTGNPQHLCEQLKRLLEDSLLTEHLGKNVKEWALKHWRMDKAIKKVFRIYQEAIKKRAHTHPE, from the coding sequence ATGAAAATCTTATTGGCCACATTTTGGGCTGTTCCTCATGTCGGTGGTGTGTGGAATTATATGATGCAATTAAGAGATCGCTATGAACAACAAGGCCATCAAGTCGATCTGATGGGGTTCAATGAGGGGAATACGATCGTTCATATATGGAATCAGCAAAGGAAGGTAGAGAAGAATGCCATAGAGGATGAAATAGAGACAGAATTTGCGAATCGCAAGAAGCAATTACCGGTTATCCAGCAAGATCCATATGTTAGATATTATGAGTTACATCGCTGCATATACGAAATTGCTGCACGCAAGCTGGATATTACGCATTATGATTTGATTCATACCCAGGATGTCATATCCAGTGCTTGTATAAACCGGATCAGACCACGTACGATTCCTCAGGTTTCCAGTATTCATGGCTCGGCCGCCGAAGAATTGAAGGATGCCGTTACAAGAATTTTTAAATCACCTACAGCGGAAATTGCTTGTCGTTATTTTGATGAAATGGAAAGAGAAGGGGCAATGGCTGCTGAATATACCATCGTTGCTAATCATTGGTTAAAAAGAATTTTTATGAAAGAATATCAAGTACCTAAAAATAAACTCCGAGTGCTTCATTATGGCTATGACATTGATTCTTTTATACGGAAAATGGCGATAAAATCGGAGATCGATCGACCTGTAGATCAGAAGCTGATTTTGTTCACAGGCAGAATTATAGAAAAGAAAGGTGTCTATGATTTGGTAGAGGCGTTACATTTATTAAAAAAGAAAAATGATAACTGGATTTGCTGGATAGTTGGGGATGGACCTGACCGGAATAATGTACAAGAAAAGGTGAAACAATATGATTTACAAGAGGAAATTCATTTTTTTGGAAATCGTCAAGATATTCCATATTTGCTATCCTTAGCCGATATTTATGTTCTGCCGAGTCAATTGGATAATCAGCCACTGTCCATCATTGAGGCGCAACTGGCTGGGAAAGCAATCATCACCAGTGACGCTGGAGGGCTTCCTGAAATGGTCAAGGATGGTAAAACAGGTTTGATTGCAAATACGGGTAATCCTCAACACTTATGTGAGCAATTGAAAAGATTATTGGAAGATTCGTTATTAACGGAACATCTAGGAAAGAACGTAAAAGAATGGGCGTTAAAACATTGGAGAATGGACAAAGCAATCAAGAAGGTATTTCGTATTTATCAGGAAGCAATCAAAAAAAGAGCGCATACCCATCCCGAATAA
- a CDS encoding glycosyltransferase: MNPKVTIIIPFYNCSYVDQAIESALAQTYHNVEIILVDDGSTSYTEKITPYLQRLTYIRKENGGTATALNRGIQEASGDYIVWLSSDDVFYPEKIAKQMKFTQDNQAVISFTNFDIIDNQNNVTMKWGGYRLQDDAEFYKRFLLTNIVNGCTVMMKKDLFDQFGLFKPEYRYTQDYEMWYRLIVKGYKFHYLDEVLTNFRRHDASGTNKHLPELYKEMHKIEQIYRPQLLKLFTIK, from the coding sequence ATGAATCCTAAAGTAACGATTATCATACCGTTCTACAACTGTTCCTATGTTGATCAGGCTATAGAGAGCGCATTAGCACAAACCTATCATAACGTGGAAATCATTTTGGTTGATGACGGATCAACTTCTTATACTGAAAAAATAACCCCCTATCTCCAACGATTAACATACATCAGGAAAGAAAATGGCGGTACGGCTACTGCATTAAACCGAGGCATACAAGAGGCATCTGGTGATTATATCGTATGGCTCAGCTCTGATGATGTGTTTTATCCAGAGAAGATTGCTAAACAGATGAAATTTACACAAGACAATCAGGCAGTCATCAGTTTTACTAATTTTGATATTATTGACAATCAAAACAATGTAACTATGAAATGGGGAGGTTATCGATTACAGGACGACGCAGAATTTTATAAACGCTTTTTGCTGACGAATATTGTGAACGGTTGTACCGTTATGATGAAAAAAGATTTGTTCGATCAATTTGGTTTATTCAAGCCAGAGTATCGCTACACACAAGATTACGAAATGTGGTATCGATTAATTGTAAAAGGCTATAAATTTCATTATTTAGATGAAGTACTAACTAACTTTAGAAGACACGATGCATCCGGGACAAATAAACACTTACCTGAACTCTACAAAGAAATGCATAAAATTGAACAAATCTATCGTCCACAGTTATTAAAATTATTTACCATTAAATAA
- a CDS encoding NAD-dependent epimerase/dehydratase family protein, giving the protein MTNNKKLLITGASGFTGQHACRYFQEKGFDITAVSHTANQLEMNWIKCNLTKQEQVKQLITNTKPDYVLHLAGQNNVSHSWKNPVQSIETNLLATLYLLEAIREVVPLCRIVVAGSTLQFDPLSMNTLKHPYGVSKTLQSLLAQSWVPLYNMEIVIANPTNLIGPGPSHGVCSIIADKLAETESTNTNNLPSLTINLQAQRDFLDVRDAITAYHLLLEKGAAGDTYNVTTGKNRSLLEITKVFQSMTTSNFQIGSTTADQTDIQPVATPDRLHELGWKPAIPLRTSLADTLDYYRKRFSSSFDNMDNLRRDTDES; this is encoded by the coding sequence GTGACAAATAACAAAAAGTTGCTTATTACCGGGGCTAGTGGATTCACCGGACAGCATGCCTGTCGTTATTTTCAAGAAAAAGGTTTTGACATAACTGCTGTTTCTCATACAGCAAATCAACTGGAGATGAACTGGATCAAGTGTAATCTAACTAAGCAGGAACAGGTTAAACAATTGATAACTAATACGAAGCCTGATTACGTATTACATTTAGCTGGGCAAAACAATGTTAGTCATTCCTGGAAGAATCCTGTCCAATCAATAGAAACTAATTTGCTTGCTACTTTATATCTTTTGGAAGCTATTAGAGAAGTCGTTCCTCTATGCCGGATAGTTGTCGCTGGATCTACGTTACAGTTTGATCCGTTATCTATGAATACGTTGAAGCATCCATATGGTGTAAGCAAAACATTACAGAGCCTGCTTGCTCAGTCATGGGTACCGTTATACAACATGGAAATTGTCATTGCTAATCCTACCAACTTGATCGGTCCAGGTCCTTCTCATGGTGTCTGTTCGATCATCGCAGATAAACTGGCAGAAACGGAAAGTACGAACACGAACAATCTCCCTTCACTTACTATTAATCTACAAGCACAGCGCGATTTCCTTGATGTCCGTGATGCGATTACAGCATATCATCTTCTGCTAGAAAAAGGAGCTGCTGGTGACACCTACAATGTCACAACCGGAAAAAACCGGTCACTCCTTGAAATCACGAAAGTTTTTCAATCGATGACGACAAGTAATTTCCAGATCGGTTCTACGACTGCCGATCAAACAGACATTCAACCAGTAGCAACTCCTGACCGTTTACATGAGCTAGGTTGGAAACCTGCCATACCACTTAGAACATCTTTAGCAGATACACTTGATTATTACCGGAAACGCTTCTCATCGTCATTCGATAACATGGATAATTTAAGGAGGGATACAGATGAATCCTAA